The Thalassotalea agarivorans region CGTAACAGGGGAAGTCTATGGTCGTCCCAAGCATATCTATAGTATCTGGAAGAAAATGCAGAAGAAATCGCTCGATTTTGATCAGCTATACGATGTTCGTGCGGTGCGTGTTATCGTTGATAAACTGCAAGATTGCTACAGCGCATTAGGAATCGTACATACCAGTTGGAACCACCTGCCTAATGAATTTGACGATTATGTGGCGACACCAAAAGCGAACGGATACCAATCTATTCATACTGTGGTGCTAGGTCCTGAAGGTAAATCTGTTGAAGTACAAATTCGAACAGATCAAATGCATCAAGATGCGGAGCTCGGTGTCGCTGCCCATTGGCGTTACAAAGAGGGCATGGCTTCAGGAAAAAGCAGTTCAGGTTTTGATGAAAAAATTAACTGGTTGCGCAAAATCCTGCAATGGCAGGAAGACGTGAGTGAAAGCGGTGAACTTATCGATGAACTGCGCAGCCAAGTATTTGAAGATAGGATATATGTATTCACCCCAAGTGGCGATGTGATTGATTTACCACAAGGGGCGACGCCGTTAGATTTTGCCTATTATATCCACTCAAATGTTGGGCATTGCTGTATCGGAGCAAAGGTTTTTGGTCGCATTGTGCCATTTACGCACAAGCTAGAAACAGGTGACCAAGTGGAAGTGCTAACGAGTAAAACACCAAACCCGAGCAGAGACTGGTTAAACCCAAATCTAAACTACATACATACGGCTCGTGCTCGAGCAAAAGTGCAGCATTTCTTCAAGTTGCTAGATCGAGACAAACATATTGCATTAGGCAAAGAGCAACTAGAGCAAGAATTATCCCGCTTGGACTTGTCCGGTAGTGATTTAACGCCCGCGATTGGACGTTTTAATGTGAAAACACTTGATGACCTGTATGCGGCTATTGGTTCGGGCAATGCTAGGCTTCAGCAAGTCGCAAATTTCTTGTTGCAACTCAAAGAAAAGTCGCAGCCAAAACAAGATATCGATCCAAGCGATCTTGTGCGTCAACAAAGTGCGCAACGCTTAAAGTCAGATGCAAATGGTGTCACAGTGTCTGGTGTCGGTAATTTGATGACTCATATGGCTAAATGTTGCCAACCCGTGCCAGGTGATGCGATTCAAGGCTTTATAACTCAAGGCAGAGGTATCTCTGTGCATCGTGCGGATTGCGATCAATTGGCTAACTCGCTTAAGCAACAACCAGAACGTAGCGTTGATGTTCAATGGGGCTTGCAAGAACGTCAAAACTATCAGGCGCGCATCCAAATGCTAGGCACTGATAGACAGGGTTTGCTAAGAGATATATCTACTATCATCGCCAATGAACGAGTCAGTATTGTAGGTATTGAAAGTAGCACCAATCCACAAAATCAAAGTATGAAAATGATTATTAATGTCGAAGTGTCCAATAGTGAAGCATTGGACAGACTGCGTTCAAAGCTCATGCAACTAGATGATGTTGCAGAGGTAAAAAGGCTATAGCTATGTTAAATGCACCCGCTTCTATAGAAAAATTAACGTGGATAATGTCGAAGTTGCGAGATCCTGTGAACGGTTGTCCATGGGATATCAAGCAAAGTTTTGACACCATTGTGCCTCATACCATCGAAGAAGCCTATGAAGTGGCAGAAGCTATAGCGGAAAAAGATTTTGAAGAGCTTGAAAAAGAGTTGGGCGATTTACTCTTTCAAGTGATTTTCTATGCACAATTGGGCAAGGAAGATGAACGTTTTGATTTTGATTCCATTGTAGCTACTGTGTGTGAAAAGCTGATTAGACGACATCCTCATGTATTTGCCAATGAGCAGTTGCAAACCGATCAAGAAATAAAAGCCAATTGGGAAAATGAAAAAGCAAAGGAGCGCGCCCAAAAAGCAGGGTCTGAAGATATCAGTGTGTTAGCAGATATTCCAAAGGCGTTACCCGCGCTGTCACAAGCGGCAAAAATACAAAAACGTTGTGCTAATGTTGGTTTTGATTGGGACAACATCAATGATGTATTGGCAAAAGTGAAAGAAGAAGTACAAGAAGTTGAAGAAGAATTAGATACGCCCGGCGATGCTTTAAATGAAGAGCTTGGCGACTTACTTTTTGCGGTTGTTAACCTGTGCCGCCATGCAAAACAAGACCCTGAATATCTATTAAAACAAGCCAATCGAAAGTTTACTAGTCGATTTAAAACCGTCGAGCAATTGGCGCAAGATAAACAACAATCGCTTGACGCGATGTCTTTGCAACAACTCGATCAATTGTGGGATATTGCAAAAAAAACTAATAGCTGAACACTATGCACCTAATGGTGCAGTAGCTATTGCTAGTGGCTCGTCTTTATTGTTTAACAACAACGCCAGACTTCATTACAAAGTTTACTTGCATTACAGCGTCAATTTGCTCAAGTGGATTAGCTGATACAGCAATGATATCTGCCTTTAAACCCTCTTGAATTTGACCCCTGTCATCAACGCCTAGCAATTCTGCGCCATTAATGGTTGCCGCTTGTATCGCGTTAAGTGGAGTCATACCTCTATCAACAAGCGCGACGATTTCGGCGGCATTTTTACCATGAGGTATGATGGGGGAGTCACTACCGACGGCAATTTTTACATCAGCGTCAATTGCTTGCTTTAATCGTTGCTTGGCAAGTGGCAGTACATATTCTGCTTTGCGTTTCATGGTAGGATCCATTTTACTGAGTAAAGGCTGAATGTACTCAATAAGTCCAGTGGTAGGCACTAAATAAACGCCTCTGTCGATCATCAATTCAATGGCACGTTTATCTATTAAAGAGCCGTGTTCAATTGAATCTACACCAGCTCGTATAGCCGCAATGATGCCTTCAGTGCCATGAGCATGTGCGCCAACTTTTATATGATGCCTATGCGCTTCCTCAACTGCGGCACGCATTTCCTCGTCGCTTAGTTGTTGCGCGCCAACCGATTTTTCAAGTGAAAGAACGCCAGCAGTAGCATGTATTTTGATGACTTTTGCGCCGTGTTTAATCTGATATCGTACCGCTTCCACAACATCGTCAGGACTATTTACAACACCATGCTTTGCGCCTACCTCAATTAATCCCTCGCTATATGCCATGGTAATATCACCGTGGCCACCATTTATTGTCACCATGTGACCTGCAGCAAAAATATCTGGCGTGTTTACCCAACCTTCTTCTTTAGCTTCCTCCAAGGCAACGTTAATGAGTTCTTGTGTAATATGTCCTTGTCCCATGTTGCGCACGGTAGTAAAGCCCGCATTAAGCGTGAGCTCGGCATTGCGCAGTGCTCTAAGGGCACCCTTAGACGCGTTTTCTTTGGTAAAAATAGTGTCCCAGGTGCCGTCGAAGTCTAAATCTAGGTGGGTATGCATATCCATAAACCCAGGCAAAAGAATTTGATCATTTAGGTCAATGACGGTTGCTTCACTTGGCATCGGGGTTGGATTAATCGCTTTGATCTTGCCTTGTTCGATTTGGATAACCGCTGGCGAAACGACTTTGCCAGTGACCACGTCAAGGTATCCTTTTGCCTTTATTATCGTACTTTGCTGTTCAGCATTGCTAGGCAGGGCGATAATTGTGAGTACACAAATTAGTGTAACAACATAAGATTTAAACATGATCATGGTCTCTTTATCCTGATGGTGTTACTGTTTAGCGTATCAGAATTTGCGTTAAGTGCGATAAAATAACCGCCTTAAAATAATAAGTAGAGATTCATCGGTAGGACAACGTGGTAAAGAAGTACGCATTCATCGGCATGGAAAGCCAAGGAATTTTTCTAAAGGGGAGCATCCCCGCACAACAAGCCCTAAATTTAACTGAAGAGCCGCTCCCTTTTCGTTATACAGATACAAGCAAAGCACGGGTCAATTGTGCCCTGTTGGTTGTTCAAATAGATGCACTTAAGACCTGGAATATTCCGTTGCTGAAATGGAGCTACCCAGAAGCAGTTTGGCTATTAGAACTCGATTATGGATATCTAGCTGTGGCTGCCCAAACTCCCTTAAAAATGGTGCCGGCGCTTAGCTTTATGGACAAATACAACACAAGTATCGGTCAAATTGAGATAGCAAATCATGACATCAATGCAGAAACGTCAGTACACACTAATAAAGCGAGATTTTCTGTGGTTAGTCATTCCCCTCAACCATCAGAAGCCAAGCTGATATCAACGCTTTGGACGCGCAGCAGTCGAGGAAAGTATTATCGAATTCCTTGGGGTGACAATACCCCGCAGTCCACTTTTTTAGTCGACGTAGCGGTGAAAGAAAGTGCATTGGCTGAGCAAGTGTTTGGTTGCCAAGTCATGTGGCACAAACAAGGGATTGCTTTTGAAAACAGGGTACATGAATGTGCTCCTGCATACAAAGATCATCCAATGAATGGAGTGGGGCAATAAAAAAGCCAGTTAGAGACTAACTGGCTTTCATCGGCTTAACGCCTTCGATACTGAACAAACTTAAATTAAGCTTCTTCTGGCAACTCTGCATTGTGATAGATGTTTTGAACGTCTTCACAGTCCTCAAGCATCATTAAGAATTTTTCAAAGTTTGCTAAGTCTTCTTCACCTGAAATCTGCGTGTAGACTTGAGGAACCCAAGTAATTTCTTCAACATCGATAGCAACGTCTGGCATGTTATCCGCTAACGCTGTTTTAATCTTGAAAAACTCGGTATGCGGTGCATATACGGTAATAATGCCTTCTTCTAGTTCGACATCAGTCACGTCAATATCTTCCATCATCAAGGTTTCTAGCACAGCTTCATCATCGTCACCTTTAAATGAAAATACCGCTTGATGATCAAACATGTGAGAAACGGTGCCGGTAGAACCGATTTTTGAATTTGTTTTGGTAAAACATTGACGCACATCTTTGATGGTACGGTTACCGTTATCTGTTAAACAGTCGATAATCACCATAGTGTTGCCTGGACCGTAGCCTTCGTAGCGAGCTTCTGCATAGTCTTCGCCACCGGTTCCTTTTGCTTTTTCAATCGCTTTTTCAATCACGTGCGCTGGCACTTGATCTTTCTTTGCTTTGTCTATCGTTCTGCGCAATGACAAGTTGCCGTCAGGGTCTACACCACCGTTCTTTGCAATAACGTAAATCTCTTTACCGTATTTTGAATACAGTTTAGTTTTATGCGCAGCTGTTTTCGCCATAGACAGCTTTCTGTTTTGGAACGCTCTTCCCATCTTAATAGACCCTAAAAAAATAAAACGTCCTGATTTTATCAGGCTTATTGTGCTTTTTTCCAGCTTTGAAGGCGTTAAATCGAATGAAATTTGTTACAAGTATCGCAAAGAGGGGCGCAACGTGAAGAATGTAGCATTAACGGAGCAAAAAAATTGGCCTTTCTAACAAAGCGAGCACTCAGTTGAAAGGCCATTGCAGAAACACGTGTTACTGCGATTATTTAGCTTTTGCCATGTTTAGTCATCGGCAACAAGCGTTGAGTCTTGCTCAACTGTTGCTTGAATGACTGACAAGTTGTGTTTTGTTACGTCATTTTCTTGAATATGCATTGCATCAGTTAAATCATCAATAGCAGCGACTCTATCGTTGTTTAAGTAATGCAAAATAGCTCTATTACTGTAGGTAACGGCTTTAACATATTGATCTTTTCTACTACGACCACCGGTCGCTTCTGATAAGCTTACTGCTTGATCGCAGTGAGATTTTGCTTGCTCGAATTGATTGAGCTTGATGTTGGCAACGCAATTAGCCGTTGCGATAGCGATTTCATTGCTTTCGCTTGCATTGGATACTTCTTCGAGTCCTTTTTCATAGTTACCCGCCACTATTTTTTTAGTGCCTGGGTTATCTGAAAAAACAGCAACCTTTAAATTGTCTGAATTTGCGCTAGCAGTATACGAACATAAGGCGAATACTAGGGCTATCGATTTACTAAGTGTAGATGTACGGTTCATCTTTCGTCTCCTTTTAGTGTATGAACTATGTACACTTTAGAAGTGACGCCTAAAACTGACAAACGATAAAAAAACACTTACGAGGTGAAAAAAATTCACCTCGCTATCATTCGAGAATTATTGCTGAAATTCTTGTTTTACCCATTCAGCAAATGTCTGCAATTCTGGCGCTGATTCAATGTTTTTATGCTGAATCAAAAAGTAGCGATCTCGAGTAATGAGTTCTTCTTGAAATAGTTTGACTAACATTTCTTCTTTGAACCACGTTTTACTGATGGGCAAGGGCACAAGCGCAATCCCCATACCTTGTTGAGCCGCTTTGGCAACAGAATACATACTATCGAATTGAATGATTTGTTTCGGATCAAAATTAGGGATATCTAACTGATCGGCCCATTTATGCCATGACCAAGGTCTCGCTTGATGCAAAATGAGGGGGACTTGGCTAAGCGCGTCATAACCTTTTGCGGCCCACTTTTTGTAAATACTTTTGTTACACGCAGGCACATATCTGATTGGAAACAATTCATGCACTATGCTTGCATTTGGCTTACCGCTGGCAAGTACAATAGACAAGTAGGCATTTTTTACTGCCTGATTTCCTGACTTAACCGTTTCTAGTTGCAAATTGATGCTTGGATTTAGCTCTGCCCACTCACTGAGTTTGGGGACAAAAAGTTCGTTAGCAAAAAATTCTGGTAGGCTAACCGTAATCGTCTTATTGACCTCGCTTTGAGTAAATTCAGCGATGGTATTTTCTAAATTTTCAACAATAGGTTGTACCGCATGATAAAACTTATCGCCTGCTGCGGTAAGCTCTATAGCACGGGTGTTCCTTTTAAATAAGCTAAAGCCCAGTTGTTCTTCAAGTTGCTTTATTTGATGACTGACCGCAGAAGGCGTGAGGAAAAGTTGTGATGCGGCATGTTTAAAACTTAAACATTTAGCGGCTATACAGAAAGAGCGAAGTCCGCGAATAGGAGTTTGAATTGGCATAATAGTGTCTTATAAAATAATCCGAATAAGAGAAAGCAAGTCACGTGCCATTTATCTCATAACGTTTTTACTGGGCTAGGGTAGCAAGTCATAGTAACGCGCGCACCAATATGGTGCAGGCAAGAAAAACGGTGCCTTATTCAGGCACCTAATCAACAGTATGAGAAAGCAATGAAACCTCAAGGTTTCAGAGCGTCTATCACCTTATAGTTTAATTAAACTACCGACAAATGATTGATTTTCACCTGACATGTGAAAAATTCTCACGCGTTTTAGAACAACGGGCTCGTGTTTTGCGGGGTTGGGGTGGGTTAAATGGCTAGTGCAAAAAAAAAAGAGGCCTTCATTAGAAGGCCTTTACTAAAAACAGTATGAAAGCAAAGAAATCGGGGAGATTTCAAGCATGAATAAAGCATAAAAAGTTTAGAGCTTTTGTACAAACGAAAGGAATTCATGCAATAGGTGAATTCCTTTCATTTATCTTAATCTAAATAGAAAAGTGTCTGTTTTCTTTACACTTCTAGATACTACTATTTGTAATTTTTTATTATGCTATTGATTTATATATATAATTAACTAAAGGTGCGATTATTGCATAGCATTACCTTTGGGGGTATTCCTCTTTTGACTTGTCGTCAAACTGTTTTTAATAAAAGAAAAACAAGAAGGTAGTATTATGAAGTTTAAGTTCTTGAGCATCGCTTTATTATTGTTTGTTAGTAATGTTAGCAACGCAGGATTAATCACACTCGATTTTGAAGGGGCGGGCAACTTTGCCAGTATCGACCAATTTTATAATGGTGGTACTGATAGTCTAGGTAATGCCGGTGATAACCTCGGTGTCAACTTTTCACCTAACGCGCTTTCTTTGATAGACTTTGACGCAGGTGGTTCTGGGAATTTTAGTAATAATCCCTCAGGAGATACCATCCTGTTCTTTACCCAAGTACCTTCATATTTGAATTATGAGGCTGGCTTTACTACAGGCATGTCATTTTATTATGCGGCAGCGTCTGATGTGGTGATTAGCGTTTTTGATGGCCTTAATGGTTCAGGAAATCTATTAGCGAGCATTTCTTTTGGGGCCAACAATAATGGCTTTAATTGTGACATTGATGAAGGCTATTTCTGTCAGTGGGATCTTGTAGGGTTGCGATTTGACGGGCTTGCAAAGTCGGTAGACTTTAGCGGCGGATTAAATCAAGCGGGTTTTGATGACGTGACGCTTGGCGCGTTGGAACTTGTTTCTATAAGAGTACCAGAACCGTCTACTTTGATGATTTTATTGCTTACCATGGTAGGACTGGTTTCTCAGCGAATAGTAAAAGTTAAGTAAGATAATGCAAAAGAAAGAAGCTCGACAATGTCGGGCTTTTTTTTGCCTGTTTGTAATCGAAGACGAGGGAAAATAGCACATTCATTTAAGCCCCAACCGAAGTTGAGGCTTGAATGAATGGTGCCGACTCGATTCTGGCGTCCTGCTTCACTGGTTTGAGTTAAAGCTAGTATTGTACTTGGTGCTTTTGTTAACTTACCACTAAAAGGAGAGTTATTTCATGCGTACTTTTTTGTTTGTCTACCAATAGTATAGAGCCTAAGGGGTTCAATAAAATGAACTTTATTTATCTTCTGGTTTATCAGGTTTAAAAAATCCGCAACTAGTGAGCATAGTAAATGTTGTATATGTGCACTTAACACTTCCATTTGGGAGGGTAGAGCAGGTTTTCAATCGTCTAGGGACCTCACAGAATTTAATAGGATCTATGTTGGTATTTGCATCTGCGCCAGTGAATGGGTCATTAAATGATCCTGAACCACCTGCTGGTGGTAATTGGTCTTCTGGTACTTCTTCACTCTCTTCTTCTAAGAATTTGCGTAAACAGTTAGAGATACCTACTCCGGCTAAATCTACGTCAGAACCAAACAACTCTGAATACTTTAAACCGTCAATCTTAGTAAACGTTTTATTTAAAGTAAGACTAAACACTGCTACATTGTTACTAGTAACGTCTCCCGCTATGTTCACATCAAATGCTAAGCGATTATTAAAGTCAGTCCCACGAGTAACTATTTGGTTTGCTTGAAAATATTGGAAGTTTACCGATACTGCAGCACCATTTGTTGCTAAATTTAATCCGCCTCCGGTAGGTAGTGGCTCTTGAGTGAATTCAACCGCTGTACTTCCGTTTATCGCAGCAGTTATTCGAGCAGCTAATTCCGATCTTATGGCTCTTTTTTCGTTTAAGCCTCGAAAATACTGTGTGGGGTGGTTCTTACATTCATTTCCAGCACTAGTACCATTTTCTGGACTAAAGCTAGTTATGGTAAAATTTGGTTCGGGAAACATTTCAGACTCGTCTATACTAGCATTGCTAATTGCAGCCTGCATTTCTTCGTTAAAGTCAAAATACATATTCATTAAACTTGTTTGATCGGTTGTTAAAGGGAACCGAAACAAGTTCACTACTGGACGGTTTTGAGAGTCTATCGTAGTTGTTACGACAAATTTATAAACATATCTGGTGTTAGTAACTGGAATTAATATATCTTGTCTCACTGCTTCACAAAATGAAGCTGTGGAGCCATTCCTATATATATCACAGTCGTTAACTGGAGCATTTTCTATAGCAATAGTTTCTGCTTCGGTAAGGGTACAATCTTTACAAGCAAAAGCTATATTTGGCTTTTGAGTTGATTCATCACCTCCTCCTATAGCATGGAGCTGTGCTGATATTGCAGCAAACGTTAGTAAACTTAATAGTGTTAGTTTTCTCATTTTTAATCCTTTAAATTTTTAAATCCATAAAAACAAAGTTTGTCCAATTTTTTATGCAACATCCTTGCTTTCTTGAACTTATGTTTATTTTATATTAAGTAGTTGTTTGTGTAATTTTTAAACAACTGATTTAAAAGTTAATTCATAGTAATCTCTAATGCAATACTGTAAAAAAAAAACAGTTACTTAGGTCTGAAATGTAAAATTTGTTAAGTTACGTGTGAGTCAATAGTGATGTTATCTACACCTCGTTGTTATAAGTGCTAACCAAATACCCAGAGAGGATTATCAGCCAGAAACACTGATCTAAAATTTTTGCATATCTAAACCATTTTATAAAAGACAGCCGACAGCCGGACTAATATTTCAGGAAAATATTAGAGCACACTTGTGTGGCCCAACCGGTAAATTATAGGGAAGTAATTTATATTCGAAGACGAGGATAAATGGCACATACAAAAAAGCCCCAACCGAAGTTGAGGCATGAATGAATGGTGCCGACTCGATTCTGGCGTCCTGCTTCATTCTACCTCCTACATCCCTGTAGTCGTGCCGGAGCAGACTCTGTTGTCACTACCATTTATTTTGCACATACAAAAAAGCCCCGCGATTGCGAGGCTTTGATGATAAATGGTGCCGACTGCCGGAGTCGAACTGGCGACCTACTGATTACAAGTCAGTTGCTCTACCAACTGAGCTAAGTCGGCACACTAAACTGTGTGCGATAAACAATGTTTACCTTGGCACCAAGTTACCGTTTACTATATTAGTTAACCATAACTTTATTAAGAAGTGGTGCCCAGAGGCGGAATCGAACCACCGACACGGGGATTTTCAATCCCCTGCTCTACCGACTGAGCTATCTGGGCGATTTAAAGTTTCTCAACTATAGTTGTCTCGTTTGGGTGTGTCCCTTGAAGACGGGCGCTATTAAACTGTTTTTCTGGCTCAGCGTCAACACTTTTTTTCAAAAAAAATATCGTTTGATGAAAAAAAAACCGTTCTGTTCAAATTATCTATAGTTTAGCAACAAGCGTTACCCAACTGTAACTCAATTTGAATAAAATCTAAGCTATTTAGTTTCAGGCACATAGCCTTCAATTTCAGGCTCTTTTCCTTCAAAAAGAAATTCCACCATGGCTTTCTCTAAAAAAGCACGGTCGTCAGGGTTCATCATGTTCATTTTCTTTTCGTTGATCAGCATAGTTTGCTTCTTTTGCCAAAGCGTCCACGCTTCTTGGCTGATATTATCGAAGATACGTTTGCCTACATCACCTGGATAAAGTTGAAAACCTAACCCCGGCGCTTCTTTGTTTAAGTGCTGGCAAAATACTGTTCTGCTCATGATGTTTCCTGTTGTTGAATCTGTTGGATCAATTTTACACTACTGGCTGCTAAGCCAACATTGTTAGGTTGCGCTAGATCATACCACCTTTGCTCGAAACTTTCGTTAATTTGATGTTCCTTTGTATGTTCAACATCCACTAAGATGGCTGTTATGTCTAAATGGAAATGGCTAAACGTGTGCCTAAAACCCTCTAAGCTACGAGTCGCTTTTAATGAAAGCCCTAATTGCTTCATGGCACTTTTTACGTTGTCACTTGCTGTGAGCTCCTCAAAGCCCCACAAACCGCCCCATATGCCAGTAGGCGGACGCTTTTTCATAAGAATATGATTATTGTGTCTCGGTATGACATAGGTAACCGATTTAACCGGGATTTCTTTCTTAGGTTTTTTTTGAGGGTAGTTCGACTGATTGTCTGTTTGATAGGCTAAACATATGTCTTGCACAGGGCATTGCTCGCATAACGGCTTAGTTCGTGTACATATAGTCGCGCCTATATCCATCATTGCTTGATTATAGTGCTGCACACCTTTTACAGGTGTTAGCTGCTCGGCAACAGGCCAAAGTGCCTTTTCATACTTAGCCTGACCATTATAGCCAGAAATTAAAAAAGCTCTGGATAGCACTCGTTTAACATTGCCGTCTAAAATGGCGTGATGTTGCTTTAATGAAAGACTTAATATTGCACCTGCGGTAGAACGACCAATGCCTGGCAGGGCGATTACTTGCTCGATATCTGTTGGAAACTGCCCGTCAAAATCGGCGGCGATGATTTGAGCGGCTTTGTGTAGATTTCTCGCTCGTGCATAGTAGCCCAAACCTGTCCAATGGTGTAATACGTAGTCTTCCGTTGCATTTGCAAGCGCAGATATCGTTGGAAAGCTCTCCATGAACTTTTCATAGTATGGAATCACTGTTTTTACTTGTGTTTGTTGCAACATGATTTCAGATATCCAAACGCGATAAGGCGTTTTATCTTGTTGCCATGGCAAATGTTTTCGCCCTTTAGCCTGAAACCAATCTAATATTTGTTGTTGAAAAAGTGTTTCGGTCTTTTTAGAAAGTGATGTGTTCATGGATTTACTGCATTGTAATTGTGGCTTAAGTGTATCAAAAAACTTTGTTGTGAATAGACTAATGCCAGTATTTAATAATCAATTTTAATAGGCATTAGAGCGCTTAACAGCGTTAAGGGAAAAATGAGATCTAATTTGCTACAGTAGACATATTGTATTTAGACGCAACTATGCGCATAATACGCCGCTTTTTTAACCCAAATATATCGATCAAATAGAGACAGGCATGAGCGAAAGAACCCACAAATCTTTGGAACAGGCTAAACAAGAAGGTAAGTACATTCGTACTGTCCGCAGCTTTGTAAAACGCGAAGGCCGCCTTACTAAAGGACAAGCCGTTGCGCTTGAGAGTCATTGGCACGAAATGGGTCTAACCCATGAGCAAGGCTTAGTCGACTTCACTCAGGTCTTTGGTAATGATAATCCCGTTG contains the following coding sequences:
- the relA gene encoding GTP diphosphokinase is translated as MVAVRKSHQMTQANFAQWLETLEINQSKSDALQSTWHALKPLFEQEPQCQLKALEMVEILAALNLDKESLIAAMLSPLVEYQLISRDQVVEDYPKSIHTLVASVIQMDAIKSLQQGSNSQVAVNQIDNIRKMLLAMVEDVRAVVIKLAERLCHLRMVKDSDEETRVLAAKETTNIYAPLANRLGIGQLKWELEDIAFRYLHPDTYKTIAKLLDEKRLDRERYMTDFVANLQQQLDDTGVTGEVYGRPKHIYSIWKKMQKKSLDFDQLYDVRAVRVIVDKLQDCYSALGIVHTSWNHLPNEFDDYVATPKANGYQSIHTVVLGPEGKSVEVQIRTDQMHQDAELGVAAHWRYKEGMASGKSSSGFDEKINWLRKILQWQEDVSESGELIDELRSQVFEDRIYVFTPSGDVIDLPQGATPLDFAYYIHSNVGHCCIGAKVFGRIVPFTHKLETGDQVEVLTSKTPNPSRDWLNPNLNYIHTARARAKVQHFFKLLDRDKHIALGKEQLEQELSRLDLSGSDLTPAIGRFNVKTLDDLYAAIGSGNARLQQVANFLLQLKEKSQPKQDIDPSDLVRQQSAQRLKSDANGVTVSGVGNLMTHMAKCCQPVPGDAIQGFITQGRGISVHRADCDQLANSLKQQPERSVDVQWGLQERQNYQARIQMLGTDRQGLLRDISTIIANERVSIVGIESSTNPQNQSMKMIINVEVSNSEALDRLRSKLMQLDDVAEVKRL
- the mazG gene encoding nucleoside triphosphate pyrophosphohydrolase is translated as MLNAPASIEKLTWIMSKLRDPVNGCPWDIKQSFDTIVPHTIEEAYEVAEAIAEKDFEELEKELGDLLFQVIFYAQLGKEDERFDFDSIVATVCEKLIRRHPHVFANEQLQTDQEIKANWENEKAKERAQKAGSEDISVLADIPKALPALSQAAKIQKRCANVGFDWDNINDVLAKVKEEVQEVEEELDTPGDALNEELGDLLFAVVNLCRHAKQDPEYLLKQANRKFTSRFKTVEQLAQDKQQSLDAMSLQQLDQLWDIAKKTNS
- a CDS encoding metal-dependent hydrolase family protein; amino-acid sequence: MFKSYVVTLICVLTIIALPSNAEQQSTIIKAKGYLDVVTGKVVSPAVIQIEQGKIKAINPTPMPSEATVIDLNDQILLPGFMDMHTHLDLDFDGTWDTIFTKENASKGALRALRNAELTLNAGFTTVRNMGQGHITQELINVALEEAKEEGWVNTPDIFAAGHMVTINGGHGDITMAYSEGLIEVGAKHGVVNSPDDVVEAVRYQIKHGAKVIKIHATAGVLSLEKSVGAQQLSDEEMRAAVEEAHRHHIKVGAHAHGTEGIIAAIRAGVDSIEHGSLIDKRAIELMIDRGVYLVPTTGLIEYIQPLLSKMDPTMKRKAEYVLPLAKQRLKQAIDADVKIAVGSDSPIIPHGKNAAEIVALVDRGMTPLNAIQAATINGAELLGVDDRGQIQEGLKADIIAVSANPLEQIDAVMQVNFVMKSGVVVKQ
- a CDS encoding YebC/PmpR family DNA-binding transcriptional regulator; this encodes MGRAFQNRKLSMAKTAAHKTKLYSKYGKEIYVIAKNGGVDPDGNLSLRRTIDKAKKDQVPAHVIEKAIEKAKGTGGEDYAEARYEGYGPGNTMVIIDCLTDNGNRTIKDVRQCFTKTNSKIGSTGTVSHMFDHQAVFSFKGDDDEAVLETLMMEDIDVTDVELEEGIITVYAPHTEFFKIKTALADNMPDVAIDVEEITWVPQVYTQISGEEDLANFEKFLMMLEDCEDVQNIYHNAELPEEA
- a CDS encoding tetratricopeptide repeat protein, with amino-acid sequence MNRTSTLSKSIALVFALCSYTASANSDNLKVAVFSDNPGTKKIVAGNYEKGLEEVSNASESNEIAIATANCVANIKLNQFEQAKSHCDQAVSLSEATGGRSRKDQYVKAVTYSNRAILHYLNNDRVAAIDDLTDAMHIQENDVTKHNLSVIQATVEQDSTLVADD
- a CDS encoding LysR family transcriptional regulator, producing MQTPIRGLRSFCIAAKCLSFKHAASQLFLTPSAVSHQIKQLEEQLGFSLFKRNTRAIELTAAGDKFYHAVQPIVENLENTIAEFTQSEVNKTITVSLPEFFANELFVPKLSEWAELNPSINLQLETVKSGNQAVKNAYLSIVLASGKPNASIVHELFPIRYVPACNKSIYKKWAAKGYDALSQVPLILHQARPWSWHKWADQLDIPNFDPKQIIQFDSMYSVAKAAQQGMGIALVPLPISKTWFKEEMLVKLFQEELITRDRYFLIQHKNIESAPELQTFAEWVKQEFQQ
- a CDS encoding oxidative damage protection protein, whose translation is MSRTVFCQHLNKEAPGLGFQLYPGDVGKRIFDNISQEAWTLWQKKQTMLINEKKMNMMNPDDRAFLEKAMVEFLFEGKEPEIEGYVPETK
- the mutY gene encoding A/G-specific adenine glycosylase, which codes for MNTSLSKKTETLFQQQILDWFQAKGRKHLPWQQDKTPYRVWISEIMLQQTQVKTVIPYYEKFMESFPTISALANATEDYVLHHWTGLGYYARARNLHKAAQIIAADFDGQFPTDIEQVIALPGIGRSTAGAILSLSLKQHHAILDGNVKRVLSRAFLISGYNGQAKYEKALWPVAEQLTPVKGVQHYNQAMMDIGATICTRTKPLCEQCPVQDICLAYQTDNQSNYPQKKPKKEIPVKSVTYVIPRHNNHILMKKRPPTGIWGGLWGFEELTASDNVKSAMKQLGLSLKATRSLEGFRHTFSHFHLDITAILVDVEHTKEHQINESFEQRWYDLAQPNNVGLAASSVKLIQQIQQQETS